The Desulfocurvus vexinensis DSM 17965 genome includes a window with the following:
- the hslV gene encoding ATP-dependent protease subunit HslV, with protein MELRGTTILAVKDDHGVAMAGDGQVTFGQNIALKHTARKVRRLYKDRILAGFAGATADAFTLFERFEAKLEQFGGNITRASVELAKEWRMDKYLRRLEAMLVVADAQTVLILSGTGDVIEPDDGLVGIGSGGPFALAAARALRRETALSAEEVARKAMAIAAEMCVYTNEHVTLEKIEK; from the coding sequence ATGGAACTGCGCGGAACCACCATCCTGGCCGTGAAGGACGACCACGGCGTGGCCATGGCCGGCGACGGCCAGGTCACCTTCGGCCAGAACATCGCCCTCAAGCACACGGCGCGCAAGGTGCGCCGCCTGTACAAGGACCGCATCCTGGCCGGGTTCGCCGGGGCCACCGCCGACGCCTTCACCCTCTTCGAGCGCTTCGAGGCCAAGCTGGAGCAGTTCGGCGGCAATATCACCCGCGCCAGCGTGGAGCTGGCCAAGGAGTGGCGCATGGACAAGTACCTGCGCCGCCTGGAGGCCATGCTCGTGGTGGCCGACGCGCAGACCGTGCTGATCCTCTCGGGCACGGGCGACGTCATCGAGCCCGACGACGGGCTGGTGGGCATCGGCTCGGGCGGGCCCTTCGCTCTGGCTGCGGCCCGTGCCCTGCGCCGCGAGACGGCCCTGTCCGCCGAGGAGGTGGCCCGCAAGGCCATGGCCATCGCCGCCGAGATGTGCGTCTACACCAACGAGCACGTCACCCTGGAAAAAATCGAGAAATAA
- the hslU gene encoding ATP-dependent protease ATPase subunit HslU — MQQFTPREIVSELDKFIIGQQDAKRMVAIAMRNRWRRQQVPPELRDEIAPKNIIMIGPTGVGKTEIARRLARLSGSPFFKVEASKFTEVGYVGRDVESMIRDLMEIGVGMVRAEETERVHVQARRNAEERLLDLLYPRKAPEPGLGFMAGAGGAAPQESAPDATREKLRKLWREGALNERQVEMEVTVQGGGPVGIMAMPGMEDMEMQVRDMMGRLFPGQKKTRRVSVPEAYDLLVEQEAAKLVDMDKVTEAARERVEQSGIVFLDEIDKICTGTASQGKGGAEVSREGVQRDLLPIVEGSVVNTKYGMVRTDHILFIAAGAFHLTKPSDLIPELQGRFPLRVELSPLDKAQFLRILTEPHNALTVQYTALLATEGVTLRFTPDALDEVAGFAQQVNEETENIGARRLYTIMEKVLSDLSFEAPDKGGATVVVDRDYVRAHLADVTANRDLSRYIL, encoded by the coding sequence GTGCAGCAGTTCACGCCCCGCGAGATCGTCTCCGAACTGGACAAGTTCATCATCGGCCAGCAGGACGCCAAGCGCATGGTGGCCATCGCCATGCGCAACCGCTGGCGCCGCCAGCAGGTGCCGCCCGAGCTGCGCGACGAGATCGCGCCCAAGAACATCATCATGATCGGCCCCACCGGCGTGGGCAAGACCGAGATCGCCCGCCGCCTGGCCAGGCTTTCGGGTTCGCCGTTCTTCAAGGTCGAGGCCTCCAAGTTCACCGAGGTCGGCTACGTGGGCCGCGACGTGGAATCCATGATCCGCGACCTGATGGAGATCGGCGTGGGCATGGTCCGCGCCGAGGAGACCGAGCGCGTCCATGTGCAGGCCCGCAGGAACGCCGAGGAGCGCCTGCTCGACCTGCTCTACCCGCGCAAGGCGCCCGAGCCGGGCCTGGGCTTCATGGCCGGGGCGGGCGGGGCCGCGCCCCAGGAGAGCGCCCCCGACGCCACCCGCGAGAAGCTGCGCAAGCTCTGGCGCGAGGGCGCGCTCAACGAGCGCCAGGTGGAGATGGAAGTCACCGTGCAGGGCGGCGGGCCCGTGGGCATCATGGCCATGCCCGGCATGGAGGACATGGAGATGCAGGTGCGCGACATGATGGGCCGCCTGTTCCCCGGGCAGAAGAAGACGCGCCGGGTGTCCGTGCCCGAGGCCTACGACCTGCTCGTGGAGCAGGAGGCCGCCAAGCTGGTGGACATGGACAAGGTCACCGAGGCCGCGCGCGAGCGGGTGGAGCAGAGCGGCATCGTGTTCCTGGACGAGATCGACAAGATCTGCACCGGCACGGCCAGCCAGGGCAAGGGCGGGGCCGAGGTTTCGCGCGAGGGCGTGCAGCGCGACCTCTTGCCCATCGTCGAGGGCAGCGTGGTCAACACCAAGTACGGCATGGTGCGCACCGACCACATCCTGTTCATCGCCGCCGGAGCCTTCCATCTGACCAAGCCGTCGGACCTGATCCCCGAGCTCCAGGGGCGCTTCCCGCTGCGCGTGGAGCTTTCGCCGCTGGACAAGGCGCAGTTTTTGCGCATCCTCACCGAGCCGCACAACGCGCTGACCGTGCAGTACACGGCGCTTCTGGCCACCGAGGGCGTGACCCTACGCTTCACCCCCGACGCCCTGGACGAGGTGGCCGGGTTCGCCCAGCAGGTCAACGAGGAGACAGAGAACATCGGCGCCCGGCGGCTGTACACCATCATGGAGAAGGTGCTCTCGGACCTGTCCTTCGAGGCGCCGGACAAGGGCGGGGCCACGGTGGTGGTGGACCGTGACTACGTGCGCGCCCACCTGGCGGACGTGACGGCCAACCGCGATTTGTCGCGCTATATTCTTTAA